A DNA window from bacterium contains the following coding sequences:
- a CDS encoding acyl-CoA/acyl-ACP dehydrogenase produces MHQWSKDQLELKSKFLEIGKSTSKLCQESYEKKEFCYDAWNVLAKNNLWKIPFSEKMGGLGGTWWDFIAAYEGLSESLEDIGLLLSGIAHVGLLRAIDIYGTLEQKDYYFSKLFEGAVGATAITEKTGGSDVPRIQVNAQDDKGTLYLSGEKVHITNAPIFDIALVVGRVPSLGDKKDISLFILDKNQKGIIKGPKEVMTGNHSSPTGSFKLDQVELSSINILGNLGEGLKNLYNIISLDRALYGLVSASTAKMIIKNVLERCSNRVSFKKPLIDHQYVQQRITDIQIRQYSTQSVTYKALSSLFRNDSEAVMACSIAKLIGSESMVKNGNDQIIIHGHMGYEKSKFSKYFLDALGTIIAGGTSDIQRLNILNQMKGFV; encoded by the coding sequence ATGCATCAGTGGAGTAAAGATCAACTAGAGTTAAAGAGTAAATTTCTAGAAATTGGAAAAAGTACTTCCAAACTTTGCCAAGAATCATATGAAAAAAAAGAATTTTGTTATGATGCATGGAATGTTTTAGCAAAAAATAATTTATGGAAAATTCCTTTTTCAGAAAAAATGGGAGGCTTAGGGGGAACTTGGTGGGATTTTATTGCCGCTTATGAGGGTTTGTCTGAAAGTTTAGAAGATATAGGTTTGTTATTGAGCGGTATTGCTCATGTAGGATTGCTGCGTGCAATTGATATATATGGAACATTAGAACAAAAAGATTATTATTTTTCAAAATTATTTGAAGGTGCAGTGGGAGCAACAGCGATTACTGAAAAAACAGGTGGATCAGATGTTCCAAGAATACAGGTGAATGCACAGGATGATAAAGGAACTTTATATTTAAGCGGTGAAAAAGTACATATCACAAATGCGCCTATTTTTGATATTGCATTAGTTGTTGGAAGGGTCCCATCTCTTGGGGATAAGAAAGATATTTCGCTGTTCATTTTAGATAAAAATCAAAAAGGTATAATTAAAGGGCCTAAAGAGGTAATGACAGGTAACCATTCCAGCCCAACTGGCAGCTTTAAACTAGATCAAGTTGAACTAAGTTCTATTAATATTTTAGGAAACCTGGGTGAAGGATTAAAAAACCTTTACAATATTATTTCGTTAGACAGGGCTTTGTATGGTCTTGTCAGCGCTTCAACAGCTAAAATGATAATAAAAAATGTTCTTGAAAGGTGTTCAAATAGAGTGTCTTTTAAAAAACCTTTGATAGATCATCAATATGTACAACAAAGAATAACAGATATTCAAATACGTCAATATTCAACGCAGTCAGTAACATATAAAGCTCTAAGCAGTCTTTTCAGAAACGATTCAGAAGCAGTTATGGCATGTTCAATAGCAAAATTAATTGGAAGTGAATCAATGGTCAAAAATGGAAATGATCAAATAATAATTCATGGTCATATGGGCTATGAAAAAAGTAAGTTTAGTAAATATTTTTTAGATGCACTAGGCACCATTATAGCTGGGGGAACAAGCGATATTCAAAGGTTGAATATTTTAAATCAAATGAAAGGTTTTGTGTGA